From Humibacter ginsenosidimutans, a single genomic window includes:
- a CDS encoding TetR/AcrR family transcriptional regulator has protein sequence MTAATAEPNAGGPSGEPASAPRLTKGQRTRQRILASALDLFRERGFQAVSLRDIGARAGITHVTVLHYFPSKDELLTELMVHRDDVERDHLSDFVLGNSDPYDPRWRGLRNPALRWFMSRLEGNESEPQAAPLFLRIAMEATAEDHSAHDHFVRRYELVRRMLSDALTDEFAHHPDRTVAVSPMTAAEQLMAISDGTTFQEVYCADATPIVDSAWAYLRLIGVAGES, from the coding sequence ATGACCGCCGCGACCGCCGAGCCGAACGCCGGTGGACCGAGCGGGGAGCCCGCCTCGGCACCGCGTCTCACGAAGGGCCAGCGCACGCGGCAGCGCATCCTCGCGTCGGCGCTCGACCTGTTCCGCGAGCGCGGATTCCAGGCGGTCTCCCTCCGCGACATCGGGGCACGAGCCGGCATCACCCACGTGACGGTGCTGCACTACTTTCCGTCGAAGGACGAGCTGCTCACCGAGCTCATGGTGCATCGCGACGACGTCGAGCGCGACCACCTGTCGGACTTCGTGCTGGGCAACAGCGACCCGTACGATCCGCGTTGGCGCGGCCTGCGGAATCCCGCGCTGCGCTGGTTCATGTCACGGCTGGAGGGCAACGAATCGGAGCCCCAGGCGGCGCCCCTCTTCCTGCGCATCGCCATGGAGGCCACCGCCGAGGACCATTCGGCCCACGACCACTTCGTGCGCAGATACGAACTCGTGCGCCGCATGCTCAGCGATGCGCTGACCGACGAGTTCGCGCATCACCCCGACAGGACGGTCGCCGTCTCGCCGATGACGGCCGCGGAGCAGCTGATGGCGATCTCCGACGGCACGACGTTCCAGGAGGTCTACTGCGCCGACGCGACCCCGATCGTCGACAGCGCCTGGGCGTACCTGCGCCTGATCGGTGTCGCGGGCGAGTCCTGA
- a CDS encoding SDR family NAD(P)-dependent oxidoreductase, protein MRATSLRPVAIVTGGSRGIGAATVLRLARAGHDLVLTYRTDAAAAARVAASARESGAEAVTVCADVVTDEGVEAPFAAARERFGRLDAVVCNAGTTTRFAPLAQTPPEEIRRTIDVNLTATVLTARLAVQEFERTATPGVIVTVSSGAATLGSPGEYTHYAAAKAAVDAFTMGLGKEVGPRGIRVVGVAPGLVDTDLHARTGDADRIERMAPGIPLQRAADPDEIAAAIEWLLSPDASYVTATTLRVAGGR, encoded by the coding sequence ATGCGTGCCACGTCGCTCCGACCCGTCGCCATCGTCACGGGAGGCTCGCGTGGCATCGGTGCCGCGACCGTGCTGCGGCTGGCCCGCGCCGGACACGACCTGGTGCTCACGTATCGGACGGATGCCGCCGCGGCGGCCCGCGTGGCGGCATCCGCCCGCGAGTCGGGCGCAGAGGCGGTGACCGTGTGCGCCGACGTCGTGACCGACGAGGGCGTCGAGGCCCCGTTCGCAGCGGCGCGCGAGCGTTTCGGACGCCTCGACGCGGTGGTGTGCAACGCGGGAACCACCACGAGGTTCGCCCCGCTCGCACAGACGCCGCCCGAGGAGATCCGGCGCACCATCGACGTCAACCTCACGGCCACGGTGCTGACCGCGCGCCTCGCGGTGCAGGAGTTCGAGCGCACGGCAACGCCGGGCGTCATCGTGACGGTCTCCTCCGGCGCGGCGACGCTCGGCAGTCCCGGCGAGTACACGCACTACGCGGCCGCGAAGGCCGCCGTCGACGCGTTCACGATGGGCCTCGGCAAGGAGGTCGGGCCCCGTGGCATCCGTGTGGTGGGTGTGGCACCGGGGCTCGTCGACACCGACCTGCACGCGCGCACCGGCGATGCCGATCGCATCGAGCGGATGGCGCCGGGCATCCCCCTGCAGCGTGCCGCCGATCCCGACGAGATCGCCGCCGCGATCGAGTGGCTGCTGTCGCCGGATGCCTCCTATGTGACCGCGACCACTCTCCGGGTGGCGGGCGGCCGCTGA
- a CDS encoding MFS transporter: MLSQLLGAAAVGSLVFVGSPTLFLAGMLVFGLGLSAAVPAKQVLALRWSSGSDRRKIFAYKFTGESLGMAAGAFLAGLVVDLNRADGLNVGFLMAAGGFVLSSALIALAGGLPAGRAFAGTMDAVTAAFAQADADDHTTPSDAENFGGLDAETGAIAVIDQPASASSRHRGGALRAIFAEPAMRWTAVVTIVLALGFYAQFESGLPAYGITVLHVDPSAIGLAAAVNCIVIVVLQVIVVRLTAKTAAPTLLMAVGGIWVVGWIILSSAQFMPGIASALFVMTFGVFAVGETIYSPVLNPLTASLAPKGMVGQTLGTIAALQTAFSAAGPLVAGVLLGAGLADVFLGIHLAVSAVAIFAAWRIKRALAAREQPGLESTGERDAATPATRRRTGSVRPPRSGGRARRANDRPVRSR; this comes from the coding sequence GTGCTCTCGCAGCTGCTCGGTGCCGCTGCTGTCGGATCCCTGGTGTTCGTGGGTTCTCCGACCCTCTTCCTCGCCGGGATGCTCGTGTTCGGCCTCGGCCTCTCCGCCGCCGTGCCCGCCAAGCAGGTGCTCGCCCTGCGTTGGTCGTCGGGCAGCGACCGCCGCAAGATCTTCGCCTACAAGTTCACGGGAGAGTCGCTCGGCATGGCGGCGGGCGCATTCCTCGCCGGCCTCGTCGTCGACCTGAACCGCGCAGACGGACTCAACGTCGGCTTCCTCATGGCGGCCGGCGGATTCGTGCTGTCCTCGGCGCTCATCGCGCTCGCGGGCGGGCTGCCTGCCGGGCGCGCGTTCGCCGGAACCATGGATGCCGTCACCGCGGCGTTCGCGCAGGCCGACGCCGACGACCACACGACGCCATCCGACGCCGAGAACTTCGGCGGCCTGGATGCGGAGACCGGAGCGATCGCCGTGATCGACCAGCCGGCATCCGCCTCATCGCGTCATCGCGGAGGAGCGCTGCGCGCCATCTTCGCTGAGCCCGCGATGCGCTGGACCGCCGTCGTCACCATCGTGCTCGCCCTCGGCTTCTACGCCCAGTTCGAGTCCGGTCTGCCGGCCTACGGCATCACGGTGCTGCACGTCGACCCGTCGGCCATCGGGCTCGCGGCCGCTGTCAACTGCATCGTGATCGTGGTGCTGCAGGTGATCGTGGTGCGGCTCACGGCCAAGACCGCGGCACCGACCCTGCTCATGGCGGTCGGCGGCATCTGGGTCGTGGGGTGGATCATCCTCTCGTCCGCTCAGTTCATGCCGGGCATCGCCTCGGCGCTGTTCGTGATGACGTTCGGCGTCTTCGCTGTCGGCGAGACCATCTACAGTCCCGTGCTCAACCCGCTCACGGCATCCCTTGCGCCGAAGGGCATGGTCGGGCAGACGCTCGGCACGATCGCGGCTCTGCAGACCGCGTTCTCGGCGGCGGGTCCGCTGGTGGCCGGCGTGCTGCTCGGCGCCGGCCTTGCCGACGTGTTCCTCGGCATCCATCTCGCGGTGAGCGCTGTCGCGATCTTCGCGGCCTGGCGCATCAAGCGGGCGCTCGCCGCGCGCGAGCAGCCGGGTCTCGAGTCGACGGGCGAGCGGGATGCCGCAACGCCCGCCACACGCCGCCGGACGGGATCGGTCAGGCCGCCGCGATCCGGTGGGCGGGCGCGACGAGCAAACGACCGTCCCGTCCGGTCACGGTGA
- a CDS encoding FBP domain-containing protein, with product MHPVTEREIRASFVNASLRERNNLTLPADFDSLDWEKLDYLGWRDRKYDGVAYLVVPTADAVVGILIRKSEARSRFKSQCSWCEDVTIPHDVVFYSAKRGGKAGRNGDSVGTLLCEGFQCSANVRRRDPAPYAGFDVEAARDARITALREHAAAFAARVLDAD from the coding sequence ATGCACCCCGTCACCGAGCGGGAGATTCGCGCGTCCTTCGTGAACGCCTCTCTCCGCGAACGCAACAACCTGACACTGCCCGCCGACTTCGACTCCCTCGACTGGGAGAAGCTCGACTACCTCGGCTGGCGCGACCGCAAATACGACGGCGTCGCCTACCTGGTCGTGCCGACAGCGGATGCCGTGGTGGGCATCCTCATACGCAAATCCGAGGCACGCAGCCGCTTCAAGTCCCAGTGCTCGTGGTGCGAAGACGTCACCATTCCGCACGACGTCGTGTTCTACAGCGCCAAGCGCGGCGGCAAGGCCGGGCGCAACGGAGACAGCGTGGGAACGCTCCTGTGCGAGGGCTTCCAGTGCTCGGCCAACGTGCGCAGGCGCGACCCGGCGCCCTACGCGGGCTTCGATGTGGAGGCGGCGCGGGATGCCCGCATCACCGCGCTCCGTGAGCATGCCGCGGCATTCGCGGCGAGGGTGCTCGACGCCGACTGA
- a CDS encoding alpha/beta hydrolase, with translation MTDVTDEAPIRPADELTGWPRTRFRLLGLWIAVAVRMRAPVWMTLPAIRSVGPLLEDRTLVPAMAAIAPQDVRRTLDVRYGRSPAELLDVFRPFDAHGPLPVVVWVHGGGWIGGTKNDLRPYLAVLASHGFAVVGVDYTWAPEAHYPTQVVQASRAVEWVRSHAAALGIDPHRLILAGDSAGAHIAAQLARGLTDAGYAARAGLRLAPVPVPSIRGAVLTSGPFRLGPSKRDATMGAFGDLLLRAYTGHRDYLRVPMLRTASLVDDLDASFPPAFVSAGTTDPMLADSVALARALDGHGVPVEEAFFPADHDPELPHEFAVDLRRPEARDVLERIADFVRRRTAELPGASIDE, from the coding sequence ATGACCGATGTCACTGACGAGGCACCGATTCGACCCGCCGACGAGCTCACCGGCTGGCCGCGGACGAGGTTCAGGCTTCTGGGACTGTGGATCGCCGTCGCGGTACGCATGAGGGCGCCGGTCTGGATGACGCTCCCCGCCATCCGCTCCGTCGGTCCGCTTCTCGAGGACCGCACCCTCGTTCCCGCCATGGCCGCGATCGCTCCCCAGGACGTGCGACGCACGCTCGACGTGCGCTACGGCCGGTCCCCGGCGGAACTGCTCGATGTGTTCCGGCCGTTCGACGCGCACGGGCCACTACCCGTGGTGGTGTGGGTGCATGGCGGGGGCTGGATCGGCGGCACCAAGAACGATCTGCGCCCCTACCTCGCCGTGCTTGCGTCGCACGGCTTCGCCGTGGTGGGCGTCGACTACACCTGGGCGCCGGAGGCGCACTACCCGACGCAGGTCGTGCAGGCGAGCAGGGCGGTCGAATGGGTGCGCTCGCACGCGGCCGCGCTCGGGATCGACCCGCACCGTCTCATCCTGGCCGGCGACTCGGCCGGCGCGCACATCGCCGCGCAGCTCGCTCGCGGGCTGACGGATGCCGGCTACGCCGCGCGCGCGGGCCTGCGGCTCGCTCCGGTCCCGGTTCCGAGCATCCGCGGAGCCGTGCTCACCTCGGGCCCGTTCCGGCTCGGTCCATCGAAACGCGACGCCACCATGGGTGCCTTCGGCGACCTGCTCCTGCGCGCCTACACGGGCCACCGCGACTATCTGCGGGTGCCGATGCTGCGCACGGCATCCCTCGTCGACGACCTGGATGCCTCGTTCCCGCCCGCCTTCGTCTCGGCCGGCACCACGGACCCGATGCTGGCGGACTCCGTGGCGCTCGCCCGTGCGCTCGACGGGCACGGTGTGCCCGTCGAGGAGGCGTTCTTCCCCGCCGACCACGATCCCGAGCTTCCGCACGAGTTTGCCGTAGATCTGCGCCGGCCGGAGGCGCGCGACGTGCTGGAGCGCATCGCCGACTTCGTGCGACGCCGAACCGCGGAGCTGCCCGGCGCTAGCATCGACGAATGA
- a CDS encoding GNAT family N-acetyltransferase: protein MIAPDELHYRPVSDIDGPTLFRLFRQVHAGEIASLALDSAAREALACMQFVEQRLRTRAEFPDAVDLAIEHDDRLCGRIVTVLRDEGIHLLELSVLAEHRDQGIGSLAMQRLARIADGHGCPIWLRADADTGRSRGFLERAGFTVTGRDGRLLVAPAHRIAAA, encoded by the coding sequence GTGATAGCGCCGGACGAGCTGCACTATCGTCCCGTCTCCGACATCGACGGCCCCACGCTCTTCCGCCTCTTCAGGCAGGTGCACGCCGGCGAGATCGCCTCTCTGGCGCTCGACTCCGCCGCGCGCGAGGCGCTCGCCTGCATGCAGTTCGTCGAGCAGCGGCTGCGCACGCGCGCCGAGTTCCCCGACGCCGTCGACCTCGCCATCGAACACGACGACCGCCTCTGCGGCCGCATCGTGACCGTGCTGCGCGATGAGGGCATCCACCTGCTCGAGCTCAGCGTGCTCGCCGAGCACCGCGATCAAGGCATCGGGTCGCTCGCGATGCAGCGCCTCGCCCGCATCGCCGACGGCCACGGATGCCCGATCTGGCTTCGCGCGGACGCCGACACCGGCCGCTCCCGCGGCTTCCTCGAACGCGCCGGGTTCACCGTGACCGGACGGGACGGTCGTTTGCTCGTCGCGCCCGCCCACCGGATCGCGGCGGCCTGA